A stretch of DNA from Betaproteobacteria bacterium:
AGTCGCCCTTCAAGACCCCGATCGCGCACGGCAACCTGACCTTCTGCCTGCTGTCGTCGATCACGCGCAATGCGGACGTCGCGCTGCCGGCCGGGAGAATGGGCATCAACTACGGTAGCAATCGCATCCGGTTCACTGGAGTGGTACCGGTCGGATCGCGCATCCGCGGGCGTTACAAGCTGCTCGACGTGAAGGACGTGGATGACAAAACCATCCTGGTGACCTGGGGCGTGACCGGCGAGATCGAAGGCGGCGACAAGCCCATACTCATTGCCGAGTCGCTGTCGCGCCGCACGTCGTGAAAGGCGATACGGC
This window harbors:
- a CDS encoding MaoC family dehydratase, which codes for MKTVAELRSWVGKEVAVGRWITVTQDMINKFAEASGDYQWIHVDVERCKKESPFKTPIAHGNLTFCLLSSITRNADVALPAGRMGINYGSNRIRFTGVVPVGSRIRGRYKLLDVKDVDDKTILVTWGVTGEIEGGDKPILIAESLSRRTS